ATTAATTAATTGTCTTTTCAAAGTAGCTAACCCTTGCTGTAGTTCAACTTTATAAGATAAAACATACTCTCCGCTGGGATGACGCCAGTAACGATTTAAATTATTGTGTGCCATCCAATCACGATTCAGTAAATCAATTAAGAACAATCCACCAGATCGTAAGGAATTAGAAATTAATTCTAGCACTTTAAGATTTTCTTCATCAGTAAAATATCCATATGCAGCAAACATATTAATTACCGCATCAAAACGATCATGAAAATTCAATTCACGCATATCGGTAAGTTGAAATGAGATCTGTACTTGTTCTTCCTCAGCTTTTTGTCTAGCAATCTCTAAAAAAGATTGAGTGGCATCAACACCAAGAACATCATAACCCAATTTTGCTAATTCAATAGCATGACGGCCATAGCCACAATATAAATCCAAAATAGAAGACTTTAAAGGTAAATTTAGAACGTTAGCAATAAATCGCACTTCTTGCTCTGTACCAGCTAACGAATAACTCTTTAGATCACCAAATAATTCCTGCGTCATAGATTGACACCTCAATTAATTAACATACATTTTATTTTTTCTCAAATATACAAGCTGTATCACGAGTTTTCTTAGCCAGATATAGAGCCGCATCAGCACAGTCCACAAGCTCAATATCAGTCTGCGCACTATTAGGATAACCGGCAATTCCAAGACTAACCGTAATTGAGCCCCTCGGCTGACTTTGGCAGTTAGGAAATTTGTAATCGGAAATTTTTTTCCGAACACGTTCTGCAATTTCATAAGCTTCGTTTACTGTTGTCTCAGGCAATAATACAGCAAATTCTTCGCCACCATAACGAAATACGTAATCAGTATCGCGACAAATACTCTTA
This portion of the Sporomusaceae bacterium FL31 genome encodes:
- a CDS encoding methyltransferase; the encoded protein is MTQELFGDLKSYSLAGTEQEVRFIANVLNLPLKSSILDLYCGYGRHAIELAKLGYDVLGVDATQSFLEIARQKAEEEQVQISFQLTDMRELNFHDRFDAVINMFAAYGYFTDEENLKVLELISNSLRSGGLFLIDLLNRDWMAHNNLNRYWRHPSGEYVLSYKVELQQGLATLKRQLINQVTGEKKQYEFALRAYSLAEMMSNLNHCGLKVLATYGGFDERPYGMETPRMIILAQKE